A genomic region of Polypterus senegalus isolate Bchr_013 chromosome 17, ASM1683550v1, whole genome shotgun sequence contains the following coding sequences:
- the LOC120517981 gene encoding CDGSH iron-sulfur domain-containing protein 3, mitochondrial-like — protein MCDSCPPLGVSKMAASLLHCARRASVLKIRCVFRVCFFASDTHPIPEPKIAAKHPYKVDLEAGKRYSWCACGHSMKQPFCDGTHKKQAPGLSPVRFTLDEAKTVWLCGCKRTQNAPYCDGTHKSDLVQSNESGLP, from the exons ATGTGTGACTCTTGCCCGCCCTTGGGAGTATCAAAGATGGCGGCGTCTTTGTTGCACTGTGCGCGACGAGCCTCAGTTTTGAAGATTCGATGTGTCTTTCGA GTCTGTTTCTTCGCCAGTGACACCCATCCGATCCCTGAGCCCAAAATTGCTGCTAAGCACCCTTACAAAGTGGACCTGGAGGCAGGAAAACGCTACTCTTGGTGTGCATGTGGACACAGCATGAAGCAG CCTTTCTGTGATGGGACCCACAAAAAGCAAGCTCCTGGATTATCTCCTGTCCGTTTCACGCTAGATGAAGCCAAGACAGTGTGGCTGTGTGGGTGTAAAAGGACTCAGAATGCACCATACTGCGATGGGACCCACAAGAGTGATTTGGTGCAGAGCAATGAAAGTGGCTTGCCCTGA